From Spirosoma linguale DSM 74:
GTGTAACACATTAGTAATCAATGACTTATTTGCTAAAAAATCGCCTTACAAGTGTTTAACAAGAGATATTGATAATACACAAGAGCTTGTTGTTGGAAAAAGTGGCTTGAAAAAGCGGCTTTTAGGGTTAAAAAAAGAAGTAAAACCCATCTAACACCTGCCGACTTAGTAAAGGGATCAAAAACAAATTGGAAAGGGAAAAAGAAAGCAAAAACTAAAGGAGCAGAGGGGGCGGCAACTATAAATTTAGTTAACCTCGCTTTTTACTAACCCATTCGACCAGGTAACCCCCATCCCGACAACCGCAGTAATGGCCATCTTTTCCCCTGTTATTATCTCCTGACCAATGGCCCGTCTATAATATAGGGAAAAATAAAATTCCACTTGCGTCGAAGGCCGTCCGGTGCGATATTGTGCTGGATTGTGGAAGCAAGCCATGACTTTGTAGCTACAAACCTTCCTATCGGTCGGTTCTCGCACAAAGTCAGCCTTTCGTGACGCAAGCTTACGAAAGGCCAGCCTTGCCAGCCGTTCCCTCTGGACTCCCGTAGTATGACCGACAAAAAGAGTGTTACCCTGCGCTTTCGAGCCAGCGCCGATGAACAAAAGCAGATCGAAGCCAAGGCACAACTGGCCGGTCTGACGGTGAGTGAGTACGTGCGCCGGGTGGCCACTGGCCAGCCGGTAACCGAGCGGCTACCC
This genomic window contains:
- a CDS encoding mobilization protein (KEGG: nmu:Nmul_B2796 mobilization protein), which encodes MTDKKSVTLRFRASADEQKQIEAKAQLAGLTVSEYVRRVATGQPVTERLPAELRQVIVGVANNLNQLTRYAHLRQFDDQAINEILHQLKTALR